The genome window AGTGTATTTCTTTCATGTGTTTGGAAGTCTTAGAAATATTAGCTTCTCGTTATGTTGTTTCCCTTTTCAATATCAGCTGTGGAAGCATTTGTTAAGTGGATATTAAGgaggatattattattattatttttctatttggctgtttacatactgtacaaaacatttcagttaGAATGTTACCTGGAGAAAAGTATGGggaaaaagatatatatatatatatatatatatatacatacagcattggtaattatcaaaataattttttatctttaacataaattatattttaatgctaaagatataattattattgttgtccaagatttttcaaatttactgttttacaaaaaaacaaacaaacacatatgcccagaaaaaaatagtaacgcacattattatttcttgattaagatgtcaaattatagtgaTTCCTGTGTATAGTGATATAGTCATTTCTGAACAGAACAAATAGCTGTAGTGGTTGAATGCTTTGTGCTTGATTCATTTGTGACTTTAttgtttgccaaataaataaaaataacattttgtaaaaaaaacaaaaaacatttacacaggtggtctaatacatttgttaagcactatatttatatatatatgtatatacatatatatacacccACACACTTAGTGACATACATAGTTATACTTGGTTATTATTTCTGAATGTTATCATCTTACCCACGTCTGCGCTGCAGAATTGCTCCTGAGGATGTCTCCTTAAGCAGCTGCATGTTTCTGCAACTTCAGCCTGCCAAACACAGAGGATGGCGAGCGTGATAAGACAGGTGTGGACTGTCCAGGTCATCTTTGTTTAAGTCACTGTCCCCGGGCTTCAACAGAGTAAAGGACAAATTCACGGATGTATACGGTGTCACAGAGAGCTGGAGATTCCTGCAGGTGTCTGCGAACTTTTACTCTGGCGTTTCTCCTCGACTTTattcacacagctgcagcagactccgcccccccccccccccccccgtggaCTTTCAGCCAATAAGGGAGCAGGGGCAGTAGCAGTGTGGAGGCTAGGACCTGCCCAAGTTTACACATCCACCCACAAAACCCTCTGTGACAGGCAGCTCTGGTGACGCATGAAGCAGGACTGAAGAATTGTTATAGAaccttggttctcaaactgtggtatgtgtaccaacggtggtacgtgagcttcctcagGTAGCACTCGGAGTAAAATCCGAAAtcctgttctactgtataaaccggggtatgtgatcggagtggagctagAAAGGTGCGTAGAGAAtggaacaaataacaaaataatgataataataataatagaatagatTAGAGTCACATTATCTCCAAGGTATCTCCAacagtttgggatttttcattactttacttttagttttcattttttgtaaacacttagttttagttttgtttttattactttttaatgttaactACATTATGAagtggggccacacggtggtgtagtggttagcactctcgccttgcagcgagaagacccgggttcgagccccggttggaacaagggcctttctgcatggagtttgcatgttctccccgtgtgtgcgtgggttctctccgggttctccggcttcctcccacagtccaaaaacatgcaatgtggggataggtaaattgaacactctaaattgaccataggagtgagtgtgagagtgaatggttgtttgtctctatctgtgtgtggccctgcgatggactggcgaactgtcgcccgatgtagctgagattggcacagcacccccgcgaccctctggtggaggataaagcggtagatgatgactgactgactgactgacattatgAAGTAAATCTAAACTGATACAGCTGTTGTCGGCTCGGATACCTTCTCTTCATGTGGTTGTTGACGATTACTAGAGAAAATGCACCAATGTCAGTATCTAATGTTGTTTTAGGTTTTGTTTTGCCATGTATGTTCTGTTTATGTCTATTGTCAGTTTAATCGATTAATGTCACTAACCTGCACATATACTGTCTTTGATATTGTTGTCCATGTCTCTCTACATGTCAACATGTCCCACCTACATGTCCTAGATACTGGACAGGACAGGGtaaataaaattgtaatattaGTATTTGTCATAAGAACCCAGccagctgactttgctcgacctatatacaccactgtattttaacgttggtgataatggtgtcacTTTGAGAGCTAATGAAATTGTAATTAATTTACTAAACATCTCTTGTAGATGAGTCggtcattcattaaaaaaatgacattaactgTAAGATGTGGCTGTAAAATGACTAGCTACATTAAGCACAAATTGCCTCTTGTCGTCACGGTTtataatgggttttttttgggtcaGGATAGTTTGCCATCTCTAAAAATTGTCTCTCCCTATAGAAAGTCCTAATCCATAGTCCTTAGCGTGAAAATCAACTTTCTGAAGAGCTCACATGTGACCTtaagcaaaacaataaaaacacacgtgACAAGTCACACAGGTGgacaggaagaaaacaaaatgaggaCATGACGTCATTTTAATTGAGGTGCATCTTATTAAGGCGTATCTTATTatctttatgaggacattttgtaaTCACATTGTTAGTTAATTACTCTTTAGTTCTTGTCATGCACAAACAGCTATGACGGGATGATGAAGGACGGGCTTGTGTGTTTAGTATCACCACAAATGTTTGGTGTTTCATGACAGAATTATACTTATCTATtgataaaaaggaaaagaaatcacAGATGCTGAATTGTGATGCATATCCCTTTATTTCAATTGAAAGCAAGGCGGTTTATAAGAAAGTGCTTTAGATTGTGGGGTAGAGGCTTTAGAAAGCGctgaattaaaatgtgttcaatcagaggaaaataaaataagtaacaCTGAGATGACTTTATTTATTGCATTTGTCTTCTGATCACTCTGTGGCATAGTGGCAGAGTTAAGCAACAATGCAATCTTTTCCGCCGTTCTTGCACCAGGCACAAGACTTGTCACTCTTCATGGTACAAGTATAGCCTATGGTCCGTTTTCCAAAGAGCTTTATCTCTGTCGGTTCATTACCCCACAGACACTCCGCTGAGCTGCGGGCGGCACAGGGCCAAGAGTAGCAGTGAGTGATCTGAACAGGAGAGCAGAGATGGGACCAACATCAGTCGCTGGATTTACAACATGTCATGCATCTTTAGAGATTCATTTACAACCTATTTTGTGTCAGATTCTTGTTGAACTTGCTCCTACCTTGCAACCACAGCCCTGTTCATACTGGGAGACCACGCCCTCCCTCTGGCTGTCAGTCAACGTATCCCACTGTCTGACTAAACCGCAGGAGCTGACATGCAGCCTCCCGTCCAGAAATGAGCCTAAAGTGAAGAGAGAGGCAATTAGATCATGTGAAAACTGATGAAATTGCACATATGCAGTGcttttattagaccaccacccagtTAGTGAGGTGGTTATATTATACCTGAGAGGAGATATTCCGTGTTATACTTCAGAGTTATCCcacacagagaggaggtggTGAACGTATAGATGGTATGAATTTTAATGCAGTTCCCTTTGAATGACTGAAAAGTTAAACACaagataataaaacaaatgaatataatAACGGTGTATATTTCCACATATATGTAGAAACTACTTATTTCAAAAAATAAGAATGTACCTTGAGCTCTTCGATGTTGTACCCTTTCAAGCTTAGGCTTCCATGCTTAGCTCTTACAACCTTGAGCCCTCCAAGTACTTTTGCCTTCAAAactggaggagaaaacacacacatttatcattgTATTAGAAATCAACGAGTGAAACACCATTGTCACACTAAAACTGATCTATATCTGGGTCTCTGGCCAAAGTCCTGCCCAGGTTTGGCATGCTGTAGGTggtgtctatctgtctatctgtctatctatcgaTCGATcgatcgatctatctatctatctatctatctatctatctatctatctatctatctatctatctatctatctatctatctatctatctatctatctatctatctatccatccatccatccatccatccatccatccatccatccatccatccatctatctaatagaaaaagacttaaaattaGACAATAATATGATGATGTTGCACATGCACTATTTGGGAAACATCAAGCAATTAAATCATTAATCAATGTAATCCAAAACAAGCTAATATTTGTGACCAGAGAGGACAGAGTATCTTGCATCTATCTCGGCTTGCGTTGTCCATACTTCTATCGTAAACGTCACTGTTGACTACCatactacatacagtacagtgttttATGAATTGTGTTTGTCTGAGGCGAAACCCAATCTCACCTAAGGCACCAAAATACTTAAGGCCGGCCCTGGATATGACCAAGCAATTGATGTTAATCTCAACAATTAAGTGAATCAAAATATTGGAACCAAAAACACGCGCGTTGTGATCACACCGCTATGATCGGGGAGTCTTTCACCAGTCTACAAATACTTGCAGCCATGCAAACTCAACCTAAACAAAGTGCATCCAGAGTGGACTTTAACAGGTTCTTCTTGTAGAAGAGGGAAACCATTTGAAATGACTGGATATACAAGTGGATACACTGCTGTGTGGAGAGAGACCTTTAACATAAGGTTTTGTATTTCAGCCACTTTCTGCAAGTTTCGTATGATATCAGTTTACATTATAGAGGCCAAAGCAGCCATTGAGAAGATGCGGTTTCTTCACCCAATTATTAATTATAGTATAGTACTATATAATAATTGTTATGGTTGAAGCGATTACAAATGGCACAAGAAAATGTATCAGCCAATAATTACAGAGTCATTTTCATTCTCCTCCTCACCCTATAATTGTATGAATGAGAGTACCAAGTTTGTTTACAGATTCTTTATGCAAATGTCAAAcctataattatatatatattatattataaagaGGAAGAAACCAAAGTGTATTTCTTAAAgcggccagccaacgagagctttcccactgtcttgtgattggccggctacctggaagtgatgtaattggcacgtcagctctcagacccgcagctccccctctggaaaggcagatacaccgctagcaattatcaaaacattgagtaatgccgtaatcgcttacgcatttgatccggagtctgacccagagtcaaacgaaagactgctgcaggacgcctgtagcttggattaCGTTGTGGTTAcagagatgataaacacacatgcaaatgaaacacgagcgtagcgtgtagcttagcctgtagccggctatcgctaatgctaaacgacaaaacaagcgCACAAAGACAGTTAAacacgtattgttggcactgctccttcctttaggtgaagctcggtgctgtgtcctgctttatattgctacttccaaccttagaagaagaagaactactcttgttgcaGCTGCCGAGCGTATCGGTTGTATggcgctcagcagctacaacaagagtagttcttcttctatggttgaaagtacgtcactgGATGTGCCCgaactctagtgcccggactaggaggcgctgctgtttagaggagtggtgaaattcgccagtgacgtaactagtcaacggaagtgccgttccgcttcgtagaactcaggaaaacaatcaaaccctgctctttcagcagtggctgaactgattttTATAGActtttagggtttcataaacgaggtaatgacgcagattcACTCAAAAATGCAGCGTAAATTGGAACTTTCGGGCTATggcatctttaaaaaaaaaa of Solea solea chromosome 16, fSolSol10.1, whole genome shotgun sequence contains these proteins:
- the LOC131476062 gene encoding metalloproteinase inhibitor 3-like, with amino-acid sequence MTWTVHTCLITLAILCVWQAEVAETCRCMRHPQEQFCSADVVLKAKVLGGLKVVRAKHGSLSLKGYNIEELKSFKGNCIKIHTIYTFTTSSLCGITLKYNTEYLLSGSFLDGRLHVSSCGLVRQWDTLTDSQREGVVSQYEQGCGCKITHCYSWPCAARSSAECLWGNEPTEIKLFGKRTIGYTCTMKSDKSCAWCKNGGKDCIVA